Genomic DNA from Gemmatimonadota bacterium:
AGGCCAGTGCGCCGACCGACCCGACCTCGTCACCCGGCCCATCCCCTTGCGCGCGGAAATCCACGTTCTACCGTGTCGCGGTGGCGACCAACTGCTCAACGACCTGTTTCAGCCATTGGGATATAAAGTCACAGCCAAACCGCACCACCTCGACGAAAAATTCTCAGAATGGGGGTACAGCCCGTATTACACCGTCGCACTCGAAGCAAACATCCCACTAAAAGACCTGCTCACCCATCTCTACGTCCTCATCCCCGTACTCGATGACGACAAACACTACTTCGTCAGCCAGTCAGAAATCGACACCCTGATGCGCCGCGGCGAAGGCTGGTTATCAGACCACCCCAAACGCGACCTCATCATCGACCGATACCTCAGACACCAGCGCATCCTCACCCAGGAAGCTTTTCGCCTCATGGATGAACAACCCTTAGAGCGGAATATCAAAGACAACGAACTCGTCGTCGAAAACAACCTCAGACTAAACCAGCAACGGCACAATGCCGTACTCAAAGAACTCGAAATCAGCGGCGCACAACGCGTACTAGATCTCGGCTGCGGTGAAGGCCACTTCACACAAGTCCTGTCAGAACGCGCCCAATTCACCAAAATCCTCGGCATGGAAGTTTCACACCATGCCTTGAGCCGCGCCAAAAAACGCCTCGAGCAACCCATACAGCGCAACCGCATCGAACTCATTCACGGATCGCTATTTTATCGCGACACGCGCCTCGACGGTTATGACGCCGCAGTACTCCTGGAAGTCATCGAACACCTCGACCCATCGCGACTGCCCGTCTTCGAACGCGTCGTATTTGAATATGCCCATCCCAACACCGTCATCATCACCACCCCAAATGCCGACTTCAACACGCGCTGGGAATCTCTTCCCGCCGGACAATTTCGCCATCCCGATCACCGGTTCGAGTGGTCGCGCAAACAATTTCAACACTGGACGCAAAGCATAGAAAAAAAATTCAACTACCACACAACAATCAAACCCATCGGACCCGTAGATCCCGAAGCAGGCCCACCAACACAAATGGCCGTATTTAATACCAAATAAACCATGAACATCACACTCCCCGAAATCTCCCTCGTCGTCCTCATCGGCGTATCTGGCTCTGGCAAATCCACATTTGCCAAAACCCACTTCAAACCGACCGAAGTCCTCTCCTCCGACTACTTCCGCGGACTCATCAGCGACGACGAAACCGACCAGACCATCACAAAAGAGGCATTTGAAACCCTCCACTACGTGGCAGCCAAACGCCTCGCCAATTACAAACTCACCGTTATCGACGCCACCAGCGTACAGGAAAGCGCCCGCAAACCCCTCGTCGCACTGGCCAAACAACATCACGTCTTCCCCATCGCCATCGTCCTCGACATGCCCGAAGACCTCTGCCGCGAACGCAACAAACACCGCCCAGAACGCAACTTTGCGCATCGCGTCATCGCGCAACAACGCCATCAACTCCGCCGCTCGCTCAAACGCCTCAAACGCGAGGGATTTCGCCGCATCTACACCCTGCGCTCAGAAGAGGAAATCCAGCGCGTGTGTGTCACACGCGAAAAAGTTTGGCCCAACCGCCGCGACGAATGTGGTCCCTTTGACATCATCGGCGATATCCACGGATGTTACGACGAACTCCTTGCGCTACTCGACAAACTCGGCTACGACATTCAACCCGACCACACCGCACCACCGCCGGGACGCAAAGCCATCTTCCTCGGCGACCTCGTAGATCGCGGTCCCAAAACACCCCAAGTGCTCGATCTCGTCATGCAAATGGTCAATTCCGGTACCGCCCTCTGCATCCCCGGCAATCACGACACGCGCCTCGTTCGCGCACTACAGGGCAAAAAGGTTAGACCCACTTATGGCCTTTCCGAAACCCTCGAACAGCTCGAATCATATTCCACTGAAGACCACAAACGCTATGCAAAATTCCTCGACAGCCTCGTCAGCCACTACATACTCGACAACGGCAACCTCATCGTTGCACACGCCGGAATGAAAGAAGAACTCGCCGGACGCACCTCGGGCACCGTGCGCGCCTTCGCACTATATGGCGAAACCACGGGTGAAACCGACGAATTTGGTCTGCCCATCCGCCTCAACTGGGCGGCGCGATATCGCGGCACAGCCACCGTCGTCTATGGACACACCCCCGTATCCGATCCCGAATGGCTCAACAACACCGTCAACATCGACACGGGCTGCGTCTATGGCGGTGCACTCACAGCCCTGCGCTATCCCGAAAAAGAATGCGTTTCCGTACCGGCGCTCAAAACATATAGCAAACCCTCGCGTCCTCTTACCTCTCAGACCACGCGCTCAGCACAGCAAACGCACGACGACATGCTCGACATCGACGACGTCAGCGGCAAACGCGCCGTAGATACCTTTCTCATCCCGCGCATCACCATCCGCGAAGAACACGCCACTGCCGCACTCGAAATCATGAGCCGCTACGCCATCGACCCCAAATGGCTGATCTACCTGCCGCCGACCATGTCCCCATCAAAACCCAGTTCGCGTCCCAACATCCTCGAACACCCCGATGAAGCTTATGCCTACTACCGGGAAAACAACATCGCTCAGGTCATAGCAGAAGAAAAACACATGGGCTCCCGCGCCATTGTCATCCTGTGCAAAGACGACGAAGTTGCCCACTCGCGTTTTGGCCTATCCGAACCCGCACCCGGCGCGTGCTATACCCGAACAGGTCGCCCCTTCTTTGACGATACAACCCTCGAAACCGCATTCCTTTCCCGCATCCAAAACGCCGTCTCCAAAGCCGACCTCTGGAACGACCTCAACACCACATGGATAGCTCTCGACTGCGAACTCATGCCCTGGTCTGCGCGCGCACAACAACTATTGCAAGAACAATACGCGGCTGTCGGTGCCTCTGCCCGCGCCTCGCTCAACGCCACCATCGAGGCCCTCAACGCCACCGCGACCAACAACATCGACGTCGCCGACTGGCTCGCCAAATACAGAGCCAGTTCACAACGCATCGACCACTACATCCACGCATACCGCGCCTACTGCTGGCCCGTTCACAATCTCACAGACCTCAAACTCGCGCCCTTTCACATCCTCGCCACAGAAGGAAGCGTTCACCACAACCAGCCACACACCTATCACATGGAAACCCTCTCAAAGCTGTGTCTGGCTGACCCCGAACTCCTCCATGCCACATCATACCGCGTCGTCGATCTCAACGACACACAAAGTTGTGCCAACACCACCGCTTGGTGGAAAGAAAAAACAGCACAGGGCAGCGAGGGCATGGTCGTCAAACCCATAGATTTTATTGCGCAAAATAAAAAAGGCCGGCTGATCCAGCCCGCCATCAAATGCAGAGGACGCGAATACCTCCGCATCATCTATGGTCCCGAATACACCACCCCCGAAAATCTCGAAAAATTGCGCTGGCGCAATGTCAAAACCAAGCAATCCCTTGCCCTGCGCGAATTTGCCCTGGGCCTCGAAGCCCTCAGCCGCTTCGTTAAAAACGAACCCCTGCGCCGCATCCACGAATGCGTCTTCGGCGTCCTCGCGCTCGAAACAGAGCCCGTGGATCCGCGGCTGTAGTCAGGAAGGAGGTCGCAAATGTTTTTCAAAAAAGCATTCCTATTTATTACCACCCTTGCATTGCTGGCCTTTGTGGGGCAAGCCTCTGCTGGTCCCAATGCAAATGCCATGCTATCGCTCGATCTCATTCCCGATGGCGGACCGGGCAATCAGACAGATGAGGGCGTTACCTCGGGCACTGTCTCTGGACAGGGCACCAAAATTGCCGTTGAAGTCTTCGCAAAAGGTGTGAGCACACCTCTCGCTGGCGTAGTAGTCATATTCGACTTTGATCCCGCTATTTTGACTTTTGACAAAGCCGAAAACAGTGCGTTCGCCTTTGTTGTTCCAGAACCAGACTCGACTGGCACAAACTTCGCATCTGCTACCCCTGTCACCCTGTCGGAATCCGGTTTTGTAGCACGCGCGGAATTTACCACTGCAGTGGATGTAACGGATAAAGCATTTACCCTTGGCATTAAGATGGTTACACTTGCTCAAAGCGTGGCATTGATCGACGAAATCACAACGACAAATGTCATCTCTTTTAACGAACCTACAATCGGCGAATTTGAAGGCATGCAACTCCACCTCGACACACAAATTGAAACACCCGCTATACAGAACAACAGACTGATCATACCCGAACAAACAGCAGGCGATACGATACAATTCCAACTCTTTGTTCCAATGGCCGCAGACAAACAAACTTATGGTTACGAAATAGAACTCGACCTGCCAGACAAGACATTTTCCGACTACATCGGCAGCATATCGGGCACGAGTTTTACAGGTGCAACCCTGCGCCAAACACCCGACCGTCCTGTCCTATCAGCACTGCTTATCTCTACCCCCACTGTACCAGCCAATGGTTATCTCGGTCAAATTGACCTGCAAATGACCAACACCCTTGCACCAGAAACAACGCTCATTGTCAAAACCGCTTTAATGGCCGACCTCAATGGACAACAGGACTCATTGGATGTGTCCAACGCCGTGATCACTGTTACTATCATTTCCGGCGATTTCGATGGCGACCACGACGTTGACTTTTCCGATTTTCTCGCCTTTACCGGCGTTTTTGGATTATCGTCATCAGATGCCAATTACGATGCCCGCATGGATATGAACGACGATGGTGTCATCAACTTTTCCGATTTTCTCATCTTCGTTAGCGCCTTTGGCACCACATACTCATAGGTGAAACCAGATTTTTTTCAACCATCGAGCTATCGCTCACTTTCAAAAAAGGATGTCTCATGCCAGACCGTCCCAATATCCTCTTCATCATCACCGATCAGCAATACGCCGGAGCCATGTCCTGCGCGGGCAACCCCGACGTACACACCCCCAATATGGACAGCCTCGCCGAAACCGGCGTGCGCTTCACCCGCGCCTATTGCACGCATCCTCTGTGCGGTCCCCAGCGCGCCAGCTATATGACGGGCCTCTATCCCCATCAAAACGGTGCCACGAGCAACGGCACCCCGATCAAAGCCGAATACAAAGGCCAAACCCTCGGCAACTTCCTCAACAACGCGGGTTATGATTGCGCCCTCTCGGGCAAATGGCACGTCCCGGGCACCACACCCGAAGAAAGCGGCCTCGAAGTCATCTGCGGCAACCGCGACGATGAAGTGCCCCTTCGCGCCATCGAATTTATGAAACGCGACCGCGACAACCCCTTCTTCCTCATCGCGTCATTCCTCAACCCCCACGACATCTGCCAGGTCGCCCGCAGTCAGCCGCTTCCACAAGGTCCTGTACCAGAACCCGCAACCATAGAAGAATGTCCGAACCTGCCCACAAACTTCGCCATCCCACCCTACTCACCCGACATCCTGCAAATGCTGCGCCAGGCCAACCGCCGCGTCTATCCCACCATTGAATATACCGAAGA
This window encodes:
- a CDS encoding 3' terminal RNA ribose 2'-O-methyltransferase Hen1 translates to MLLTITTTYNPATDLGYLLHKHPGRAQTFDLSFGRAHVFYPEATDEKCTAALLLNLDTIGLKRRRQNTFALRDYVTDRPYVASSFTSVAIARVFGSALKGQCADRPDLVTRPIPLRAEIHVLPCRGGDQLLNDLFQPLGYKVTAKPHHLDEKFSEWGYSPYYTVALEANIPLKDLLTHLYVLIPVLDDDKHYFVSQSEIDTLMRRGEGWLSDHPKRDLIIDRYLRHQRILTQEAFRLMDEQPLERNIKDNELVVENNLRLNQQRHNAVLKELEISGAQRVLDLGCGEGHFTQVLSERAQFTKILGMEVSHHALSRAKKRLEQPIQRNRIELIHGSLFYRDTRLDGYDAAVLLEVIEHLDPSRLPVFERVVFEYAHPNTVIITTPNADFNTRWESLPAGQFRHPDHRFEWSRKQFQHWTQSIEKKFNYHTTIKPIGPVDPEAGPPTQMAVFNTK
- a CDS encoding polynucleotide kinase-phosphatase, giving the protein MNITLPEISLVVLIGVSGSGKSTFAKTHFKPTEVLSSDYFRGLISDDETDQTITKEAFETLHYVAAKRLANYKLTVIDATSVQESARKPLVALAKQHHVFPIAIVLDMPEDLCRERNKHRPERNFAHRVIAQQRHQLRRSLKRLKREGFRRIYTLRSEEEIQRVCVTREKVWPNRRDECGPFDIIGDIHGCYDELLALLDKLGYDIQPDHTAPPPGRKAIFLGDLVDRGPKTPQVLDLVMQMVNSGTALCIPGNHDTRLVRALQGKKVRPTYGLSETLEQLESYSTEDHKRYAKFLDSLVSHYILDNGNLIVAHAGMKEELAGRTSGTVRAFALYGETTGETDEFGLPIRLNWAARYRGTATVVYGHTPVSDPEWLNNTVNIDTGCVYGGALTALRYPEKECVSVPALKTYSKPSRPLTSQTTRSAQQTHDDMLDIDDVSGKRAVDTFLIPRITIREEHATAALEIMSRYAIDPKWLIYLPPTMSPSKPSSRPNILEHPDEAYAYYRENNIAQVIAEEKHMGSRAIVILCKDDEVAHSRFGLSEPAPGACYTRTGRPFFDDTTLETAFLSRIQNAVSKADLWNDLNTTWIALDCELMPWSARAQQLLQEQYAAVGASARASLNATIEALNATATNNIDVADWLAKYRASSQRIDHYIHAYRAYCWPVHNLTDLKLAPFHILATEGSVHHNQPHTYHMETLSKLCLADPELLHATSYRVVDLNDTQSCANTTAWWKEKTAQGSEGMVVKPIDFIAQNKKGRLIQPAIKCRGREYLRIIYGPEYTTPENLEKLRWRNVKTKQSLALREFALGLEALSRFVKNEPLRRIHECVFGVLALETEPVDPRL
- a CDS encoding sulfatase-like hydrolase/transferase, with the protein product MPDRPNILFIITDQQYAGAMSCAGNPDVHTPNMDSLAETGVRFTRAYCTHPLCGPQRASYMTGLYPHQNGATSNGTPIKAEYKGQTLGNFLNNAGYDCALSGKWHVPGTTPEESGLEVICGNRDDEVPLRAIEFMKRDRDNPFFLIASFLNPHDICQVARSQPLPQGPVPEPATIEECPNLPTNFAIPPYSPDILQMLRQANRRVYPTIEYTE